From Candidatus Krumholzibacteriia bacterium, the proteins below share one genomic window:
- a CDS encoding alkaline phosphatase D family protein has product MAANQAWFEFIPARVAAPGGSLERFDPPAVHDVPIEDFDDDGLGVEPNNLTAINSLKAYRALRYGRYLDLIITDQHSYRSADPFGDPSLAQLGGDEFLGMFPEREMQVLDGGRAFDGGDPPAEIRFNDAHVPNPQRSAPPQTILGGDVGLSM; this is encoded by the coding sequence GTGGCTGCGAACCAGGCGTGGTTCGAATTCATTCCCGCACGCGTCGCCGCGCCGGGCGGGTCGCTGGAGCGCTTTGATCCTCCCGCGGTACACGACGTTCCCATCGAGGACTTCGACGACGACGGGCTGGGGGTGGAGCCCAACAACCTGACCGCGATCAACAGCCTCAAGGCATATCGCGCGCTGCGCTACGGGCGGTACCTGGACCTGATCATCACCGACCAGCACAGCTATCGGAGCGCGGATCCCTTCGGCGATCCGTCGCTCGCACAGCTCGGCGGCGACGAGTTTCTCGGCATGTTTCCGGAGCGGGAGATGCAGGTACTCGACGGCGGGCGCGCCTTCGACGGCGGCGATCCTCCCGCGGAGATCCGCTTCAACGACGCGCACGTGCCCAACCCGCAACGCAGCGCACCGCCGCAGACGATCCTTGGGGGCGACGTCGGCCTGTCGATGTGA
- a CDS encoding carboxypeptidase regulatory-like domain-containing protein, producing MARLLRLAPVLALVLMITACDDEPTGTGGSNTYVHTSVSGHITMAYSGAPVIGARVALVEPLPYRVVNGPVTTDNNGHYSLGNPPAGDWYLFVFSDSALVFDTDDVRVSVRRGQRIKRDIEMMRSELWGMNPPRIAGTVTDARNGRPLEGAYVSGFAFATWHSFVGISIDVEDMTDAAGQYSVVPMEVFNSPGTAQLGISKEGYAPIYMLDVPLPADPDSVLVFDVALQPADGNSAIHGRVVDVNGRAVDGLPVALDYTTIPYPPRNGPAKGDDKPQRVPVLGASLRTDAKGVFEFNDLPPGTYYIDAGFLPDDGYVGSVADDPIFEVAGDELVDVGDLRVVPAVVPLSPANGSTGVDRRPILRWEPVPGADSYQVQAGTGHFLDLSRTVTEPEFQFEEDFAPGARVRWYIRAYRDADPFDETIAESEVAEMFTVAE from the coding sequence ATGGCTCGCTTGCTGCGCCTGGCCCCGGTCCTTGCCCTCGTGCTTATGATCACCGCCTGCGACGACGAACCCACCGGCACCGGCGGGTCCAACACCTACGTGCATACGTCGGTGAGCGGGCACATCACCATGGCGTACAGCGGCGCGCCCGTCATCGGCGCGCGGGTCGCCCTGGTGGAGCCACTTCCCTACCGGGTGGTGAACGGTCCGGTGACCACCGACAACAACGGCCACTACTCGCTCGGCAATCCCCCCGCCGGCGACTGGTACCTGTTCGTGTTCAGCGACAGCGCGCTGGTGTTCGACACCGACGACGTGCGCGTGTCGGTACGCCGCGGCCAGCGCATCAAGCGCGACATCGAGATGATGCGGTCGGAGCTGTGGGGCATGAACCCGCCACGCATCGCCGGAACCGTCACCGATGCCCGGAACGGCAGGCCGCTCGAGGGCGCCTACGTGTCGGGCTTCGCGTTTGCGACCTGGCACAGCTTTGTCGGCATTTCGATTGATGTGGAGGACATGACGGACGCCGCGGGTCAGTACAGCGTGGTACCCATGGAGGTGTTCAACAGCCCTGGCACCGCCCAGCTCGGCATATCGAAGGAGGGCTACGCGCCGATCTACATGCTGGACGTGCCGCTACCGGCCGATCCGGACAGCGTGCTGGTGTTCGATGTCGCGTTGCAGCCGGCGGACGGCAATTCGGCGATCCACGGACGGGTGGTGGATGTGAACGGCCGCGCCGTCGACGGTCTGCCGGTGGCGCTCGACTACACCACCATCCCGTACCCACCGCGGAACGGTCCCGCCAAGGGGGACGACAAACCGCAGCGGGTCCCGGTGCTCGGAGCCTCGCTGCGTACGGACGCGAAGGGCGTGTTCGAGTTCAACGACCTCCCGCCGGGCACGTACTACATCGACGCGGGGTTCCTGCCGGACGACGGCTATGTGGGAAGCGTCGCCGACGACCCGATCTTCGAGGTTGCGGGCGATGAGTTGGTGGACGTGGGCGACCTCCGCGTGGTTCCGGCCGTGGTGCCGCTGTCCCCCGCCAACGGGTCCACGGGTGTCGACCGGCGTCCGATCCTGCGCTGGGAGCCGGTGCCCGGGGCGGACAGTTACCAGGTGCAGGCCGGCACGGGGCACTTCCTGGATCTGTCGCGCACGGTGACGGAGCCCGAGTTCCAGTTCGAAGAGGATTTCGCGCCGGGCGCGCGCGTGCGCTGGTACATCCGCGCCTACCGCGACGCCGACCCCTTCGACGAAACCATCGCCGAGTCCGAGGTGGCGGAGATGTTCACGGTCGCAGAGTGA
- a CDS encoding AraC family transcriptional regulator has translation MPVNALPEVARGRLALDGCVAVETVHESAIVQVVLWRCLCEGDALRAERCHSHHVLAVSLDGACQIHDGGRRVIMDPANAILHRPGSAYRTTHPYGCNDSGLSIAFAEDVASEVVRSTRPRADTPAVTVAMRPMRLALGQMVLALRQRDGRAVDPVAMDEIALEMLGAAVGSVPAASRAARGRTRDDHRDIADAAREYLNAHFREAVRLDHVARAVGASPFHLARVFRHHTGLALRGYLHRLRLGAAMHALAGSDASITRIALDTGFSSHAHLTALFAREMGVPPSHVRGLLGTRRRTELLHSPLFTPRGGAQRRH, from the coding sequence ATGCCCGTCAACGCCCTGCCCGAAGTTGCCCGCGGCCGCCTCGCCCTGGATGGCTGCGTGGCCGTGGAGACGGTCCACGAGAGCGCCATCGTGCAGGTGGTGCTGTGGCGCTGCCTGTGCGAGGGCGACGCGCTGCGCGCCGAGCGCTGTCACAGCCACCACGTGCTGGCGGTGAGCCTGGACGGCGCCTGCCAGATTCACGACGGCGGCCGCCGCGTCATCATGGATCCGGCCAACGCCATCCTGCACCGCCCCGGCAGCGCGTACCGGACCACCCATCCCTACGGGTGCAACGACTCGGGCCTCAGCATCGCCTTTGCCGAAGATGTGGCGTCGGAGGTGGTCCGGTCGACACGCCCCCGGGCCGACACCCCCGCCGTCACCGTGGCCATGCGCCCCATGCGCCTGGCGCTGGGGCAGATGGTGCTGGCGCTGCGCCAGCGCGACGGGCGCGCGGTGGACCCGGTGGCCATGGACGAGATTGCGCTGGAGATGCTGGGCGCCGCGGTGGGCTCGGTACCGGCCGCATCCCGCGCCGCACGCGGGCGCACCCGCGACGACCACAGGGACATCGCCGACGCCGCCCGCGAGTATCTGAACGCGCACTTCCGCGAGGCGGTACGCCTGGACCACGTGGCGCGCGCGGTGGGCGCGTCGCCGTTTCACCTCGCGCGCGTGTTCCGCCACCACACCGGGCTTGCACTGCGCGGCTACCTGCACCGCCTCCGCCTGGGCGCGGCCATGCACGCGCTGGCCGGCAGCGACGCCTCCATCACGCGGATCGCGCTCGACACCGGCTTCTCGAGCCATGCCCACCTCACCGCTCTCTTCGCCCGCGAGATGGGCGTCCCGCCCAGCCACGTGCGCGGCCTGCTGGGCACCCGCCGCCGCACGGAACTGCTTCATTCCCCGTTATTTACGCCCCGTGGCGGCGCGCAGCGGCGTCACTAA
- a CDS encoding M28 family metallopeptidase translates to MKLLSIVQLVGTVALLGGSALEAHASRNAGRDRALATITEADMGRHVSILASDEFTGRLPGTPGEKKTLDYITARYREAGVGEPKGGYLQEVPLARKTVKESSKITIKGKRARVELELGGNMTIRTGGTTDRVVIKDSDLVFVGYGIVADELGWNDYDGVDVTGKTVVILMNDPAGIADSLYFKGRALSHWGTGTAKAETAARHGAAGVLYIHDQDVIGYPFDAIATNAMRPRYELDKAPDGEPTPAFWVTVSRPAAKEIFESAGADLDALAASAASRDFHAVPLSARVNGRIDVSIERSVSYNAVGYVKGSERPDEYVVYTAHWDHVGIGAPVDGDTIYNGAVDNATGTAALLELAQAFAALPEPPRRSVVFVATTAEEQGLLGAYHYADHPVFPLEKTVGVINMDALFPFGDWNGMTVVGLGSSELEDYLRAAAAEQGRGLQADPTPEYGAFFRSDHYPFAKKGVPAIFAVGGPLDEPAPSEDVMKRFEDYITNSYHRPSDEYGDDWDLRGIAGDARVYFLTGYAIADDDRIPNWYFTSEFRALRDRQLQPPSVMGGN, encoded by the coding sequence ATGAAACTCCTTTCAATCGTACAACTCGTCGGGACTGTGGCACTCCTGGGCGGTTCGGCGCTGGAGGCGCATGCCTCACGGAACGCGGGGCGCGACCGCGCCCTTGCAACCATCACCGAAGCGGACATGGGGCGGCACGTTTCCATTCTGGCCTCGGACGAATTCACCGGCCGTCTGCCTGGCACGCCGGGCGAGAAGAAGACCCTCGACTACATCACCGCGCGCTACCGCGAGGCCGGCGTGGGCGAGCCGAAGGGCGGGTACCTGCAGGAGGTGCCGCTGGCGCGCAAGACCGTGAAGGAGTCCTCGAAGATCACCATCAAGGGCAAGCGCGCCAGGGTCGAACTGGAACTGGGCGGGAACATGACCATACGGACCGGCGGCACCACCGACCGGGTCGTCATCAAGGACAGCGATCTCGTGTTCGTCGGTTACGGAATCGTCGCCGACGAGCTCGGGTGGAACGACTACGACGGAGTCGATGTGACGGGAAAAACCGTTGTAATCCTGATGAACGACCCGGCCGGCATTGCCGACAGTCTCTATTTCAAAGGACGCGCGCTCTCCCACTGGGGAACCGGCACGGCCAAGGCCGAAACGGCCGCGCGCCACGGCGCCGCCGGCGTGCTCTACATTCACGACCAGGACGTCATCGGCTATCCCTTCGATGCCATCGCTACCAACGCCATGCGCCCGCGCTACGAACTGGACAAGGCACCGGACGGTGAACCCACGCCGGCCTTCTGGGTCACGGTGTCCAGGCCCGCGGCGAAGGAGATCTTCGAGTCCGCCGGCGCGGACCTGGATGCACTCGCGGCCAGTGCGGCGTCGCGCGACTTTCACGCGGTTCCGTTGTCCGCGCGGGTGAACGGCAGGATCGACGTGTCCATCGAACGCTCGGTGTCGTACAACGCCGTCGGTTACGTGAAGGGAAGCGAACGGCCCGATGAGTACGTCGTGTACACCGCCCACTGGGACCACGTGGGGATTGGTGCGCCGGTGGACGGTGACACGATTTACAACGGCGCCGTCGACAACGCCACGGGGACGGCCGCGCTGCTCGAACTGGCGCAGGCCTTTGCGGCGCTCCCGGAGCCGCCGCGCCGCTCGGTCGTCTTCGTGGCGACCACCGCCGAGGAGCAGGGGCTGCTGGGCGCCTACCACTACGCCGACCACCCGGTGTTTCCACTGGAGAAGACCGTGGGTGTCATCAACATGGACGCGCTGTTCCCGTTCGGGGACTGGAACGGCATGACGGTGGTGGGTCTGGGGAGTTCGGAACTGGAAGACTACCTGCGCGCCGCGGCCGCGGAGCAGGGCCGCGGATTGCAGGCCGACCCCACGCCGGAGTACGGCGCCTTCTTCCGCTCCGACCACTATCCCTTCGCCAAGAAGGGCGTGCCCGCCATTTTCGCGGTGGGGGGTCCGCTGGACGAACCCGCACCGTCCGAAGACGTCATGAAGCGCTTCGAGGACTACATTACCAACAGCTACCACCGTCCCAGCGACGAGTACGGAGACGACTGGGACCTGCGCGGCATCGCCGGCGATGCGCGCGTGTACTTTCTCACCGGCTACGCCATCGCGGACGACGACCGCATCCCCAACTGGTACTTCACCAGCGAATTCCGCGCGCTGCGCGACCGCCAGCTCCAGCCACCCTCGGTGATGGGCGGGAACTGA
- a CDS encoding carbon starvation protein A → MPLALLAIAFMTLLVVAYRLYGGWVAKQFQLDDSTETPAHAQADGVDFVPTRPFYLFAQHFSAIAAAGPIAGPILACQSFGWLPCLLWISLGVVLIGAVHDFSTLTASVRHGARSIAEIAREHLGTRSGRALMIFIWIALIYVIVAFADITAATFVVGSEELQQGNVTFNPGGAVAFASVMYLALSVLLGVVQRFLKPPLWLATVIFVPATFAVAWLGTHFSNVLVLDHKAWALIIIGYCAVASVVPVWALLQPRGYLGGFVLYSALAVGVFGLLFGGYEVQQPAFKGWNVGGMTGAMFPFLFVTIACGACSGFHGLVCSGTTCKQIDRESHMHPIGYGAMLAEGFVALIALVTIMIAAPGAVQGLAPGTIYGNGIGQFLTLIIGQDKMAFAVTFGAMAFSTFVFDTLDVSMRLGRYLLQELFGWQHRAGAIGATLATVAIPTYFLAFGESGSWLKFWTIFGTSNQLLAALSLLVITVWLKQARKRIAFTLLPMLFVLTITLWSITKLFIANLRIMRGFDIAFMNAFAAVVLVLLALFLVVSALLKLRVERGGGALAGQVE, encoded by the coding sequence ATGCCGCTTGCGCTCCTCGCGATTGCGTTCATGACCCTGCTCGTCGTGGCCTACCGCCTCTACGGCGGGTGGGTGGCGAAGCAGTTCCAGCTGGATGACAGCACCGAAACTCCGGCGCACGCCCAGGCGGACGGGGTGGATTTTGTTCCCACGCGGCCGTTCTACCTCTTTGCGCAGCACTTCTCCGCCATCGCCGCGGCCGGCCCCATCGCCGGCCCCATTCTCGCCTGCCAGTCCTTCGGGTGGTTGCCGTGCCTGTTGTGGATCAGCCTGGGCGTCGTCCTGATCGGCGCCGTCCACGACTTCTCCACCCTCACCGCCAGCGTGCGCCACGGCGCGCGTTCCATCGCCGAGATCGCGCGCGAACACCTGGGCACGCGCTCGGGCCGCGCGCTGATGATCTTCATCTGGATCGCGCTCATCTACGTGATCGTGGCGTTCGCGGACATCACCGCCGCGACCTTTGTGGTGGGCAGCGAGGAACTCCAGCAGGGGAACGTGACCTTCAACCCCGGCGGTGCGGTGGCTTTTGCGAGCGTCATGTACCTCGCGCTCTCGGTGCTGCTGGGAGTCGTGCAGCGCTTTCTCAAGCCACCGTTGTGGCTGGCCACGGTGATCTTCGTGCCGGCGACCTTCGCGGTGGCTTGGCTGGGCACGCACTTCTCCAATGTACTCGTCCTCGACCACAAGGCCTGGGCGCTCATCATCATCGGCTACTGCGCGGTGGCGTCGGTGGTGCCGGTGTGGGCGCTGTTGCAGCCGCGCGGCTATCTGGGCGGGTTCGTGCTCTACAGCGCGCTGGCGGTGGGCGTGTTCGGGCTGCTGTTTGGCGGCTACGAGGTGCAGCAGCCCGCGTTCAAGGGATGGAACGTGGGGGGCATGACCGGTGCCATGTTCCCGTTCCTGTTTGTGACCATTGCGTGTGGCGCGTGCTCGGGTTTCCACGGACTGGTGTGTTCCGGCACCACGTGCAAGCAGATCGACCGCGAGTCGCACATGCATCCCATCGGATACGGTGCCATGCTCGCCGAAGGGTTCGTGGCGCTGATCGCGCTGGTGACCATCATGATCGCGGCGCCGGGCGCGGTGCAGGGACTGGCACCGGGCACGATCTACGGCAACGGCATCGGCCAGTTTCTCACGCTCATCATCGGCCAGGACAAGATGGCGTTCGCGGTGACCTTCGGCGCGATGGCGTTTTCCACCTTCGTCTTCGACACGCTGGACGTGTCCATGCGGCTGGGGCGCTACCTGCTGCAGGAGCTGTTTGGCTGGCAGCACCGCGCCGGGGCAATCGGGGCCACGCTGGCGACCGTGGCAATTCCTACCTACTTTCTGGCCTTTGGAGAAAGCGGTTCCTGGCTCAAATTCTGGACCATTTTCGGGACCTCCAACCAGTTGCTGGCGGCACTTTCCTTGCTGGTGATCACGGTATGGTTGAAGCAGGCCCGCAAGCGTATCGCGTTCACATTGCTGCCGATGCTGTTCGTGCTCACCATCACGCTGTGGTCGATTACGAAGCTGTTTATTGCCAATTTGAGGATCATGCGGGGCTTCGATATCGCGTTTATGAACGCATTTGCGGCCGTGGTCCTGGTGCTGCTGGCGCTGTTTCTGGTGGTCTCGGCCCTGCTGAAACTCCGGGTAGAGCGGGGGGGCGGGGCGCTGGCGGGGCAGGTGGAATGA
- a CDS encoding fatty acid desaturase: MNAFANTAATTASISAEWKRAVAPYRQPHLGRSIWQIANTVGPYIGLWFLMVYALEISYWITLALALPASGFLMRSFIISHDCGHGAFFKSRRANTIVGTITALFAFTPYEQWRHEHAVHHASGGDLDHRGIGDIWTMTVEEYMNAPRLQRFRYRIHRSPWVLFTFGAFIQFMILQRFPRRPMSAREKNSIWFTDLLIAGVTVGLCLLIGWKAFLMIQIPVMILASSIGVWLFYVQHQFEGVHWSRHESWDFARGAVEGSSFYKLPPVLQWISGNIGFHHIHHLSPRIPNYYLEKCYKENPIFQEVSTITLRQSFKSATFRLWDEELQKLVGYAGVDAYRKRHGLAPGAAPLAT, from the coding sequence ATGAACGCATTCGCAAATACCGCCGCCACCACCGCCTCCATCTCGGCGGAGTGGAAGCGCGCCGTCGCTCCCTACCGGCAGCCCCACCTGGGGCGCAGCATCTGGCAGATCGCGAACACGGTGGGTCCGTACATCGGGCTCTGGTTCCTCATGGTCTATGCGCTGGAGATATCGTACTGGATCACGCTGGCGCTCGCCCTCCCCGCGTCCGGATTCCTCATGCGCTCCTTCATCATCTCGCACGACTGCGGCCACGGCGCCTTTTTCAAGTCGCGCAGGGCCAACACCATCGTGGGAACGATCACCGCGTTGTTCGCCTTCACGCCCTACGAGCAGTGGCGTCACGAGCACGCCGTCCACCACGCGTCGGGCGGCGACCTCGACCACCGCGGCATCGGTGACATCTGGACCATGACGGTGGAGGAGTACATGAACGCGCCGCGTCTGCAGCGCTTCCGTTACCGGATCCACCGCAGCCCATGGGTGCTCTTCACCTTCGGCGCGTTCATCCAGTTCATGATCCTGCAGCGCTTTCCCCGCCGGCCCATGAGTGCCCGGGAGAAGAACAGCATCTGGTTTACCGATCTGTTGATCGCCGGGGTCACCGTGGGACTGTGTCTGTTGATCGGCTGGAAGGCTTTTCTGATGATCCAGATCCCGGTGATGATCCTGGCGTCGTCCATCGGCGTATGGCTGTTCTACGTGCAGCACCAGTTCGAGGGTGTGCACTGGTCGCGCCACGAGTCGTGGGATTTCGCGCGCGGTGCCGTGGAGGGAAGCTCGTTCTACAAGCTGCCGCCGGTTCTGCAGTGGATCAGCGGAAACATCGGGTTCCACCACATCCATCACCTGAGCCCGCGCATCCCCAACTACTACCTCGAGAAGTGCTACAAGGAGAACCCCATCTTCCAGGAAGTGAGCACGATCACGCTGCGCCAGAGTTTCAAGTCGGCCACCTTCCGCCTGTGGGACGAGGAACTGCAGAAGCTGGTGGGTTACGCCGGGGTCGACGCCTACCGCAAGCGCCACGGCCTCGCGCCGGGTGCCGCACCCCTGGCCACTTGA
- a CDS encoding carbamoyltransferase, giving the protein MYVLGISCYYHDSAACLLKDGEIIAAAQEERFTRVRHDQEFPTQAIKYCLKQAGITIDRVDYVGFYDKPLIKFERILTTYVATWPRSYPSFIKSTPLWLRKKLWIPHLIKKELGYEGEVLMCEHHISHAASAFLVSPYRESAIVTVDGVGEWATATICKGEGSDIQILKETRFPHSLGLLYSAYTYYLGFKVNSAEYKVMGLAPYGEPKYMDQVLETITYNEDGSFKMNMDYFAYDYGLEMTNRKFEKLFGRPKREPESKLEQFHKDVAMSVQRVTEEIVLRMVRHAHEITGSNNLCMAGGVALNCVANGRVIKETPYKDVFVQPAAGDAGGAVGVATHIYHSVLGNERTWQWRHAYLGPEYSSDEIRGFLDKQGVVYKEFDEDGMLDATVAAMVDQKTIGWFQGRMEFGPRALGARSIIADARNPENKSVVNLKIKFRESFRPFAPSVLEEKCSEWFDLDVPSPYMLLVADVREGRRTIPSVTHVDNSARIQTVDPHTNPRYYKLIKRFDEKTGCPVIINTSFNVRGEPIVCTPNEAYLCFMRTNMDVLVMDRFVMYKPDQKPLEEDVDWRTLFALD; this is encoded by the coding sequence ATGTACGTACTCGGAATCTCGTGCTATTACCACGACTCGGCCGCATGCCTGCTCAAGGACGGCGAGATCATCGCCGCGGCGCAGGAAGAGCGCTTCACGCGCGTGCGCCACGACCAGGAATTTCCCACCCAGGCCATCAAGTACTGCCTCAAGCAGGCCGGTATCACCATCGACAGGGTCGACTACGTCGGCTTCTATGACAAGCCGCTCATCAAGTTCGAACGCATTTTGACAACGTACGTCGCCACCTGGCCGCGCTCGTATCCCTCGTTCATCAAGAGCACGCCGCTGTGGCTGCGCAAGAAACTGTGGATCCCGCACCTCATCAAGAAGGAGCTGGGCTACGAGGGCGAGGTGCTCATGTGCGAGCACCACATCTCGCACGCTGCCAGCGCGTTCCTGGTGTCGCCGTACCGGGAATCCGCCATCGTCACCGTGGACGGCGTGGGCGAGTGGGCCACCGCCACCATTTGCAAGGGCGAGGGCAGCGACATCCAGATCCTCAAGGAGACCCGCTTCCCGCACTCGCTGGGGCTCCTGTACAGCGCCTACACCTACTACCTGGGCTTCAAGGTCAACAGCGCCGAGTACAAGGTGATGGGGCTGGCGCCGTACGGCGAGCCGAAGTACATGGACCAGGTTCTCGAGACGATCACGTACAACGAGGACGGATCGTTCAAGATGAACATGGACTACTTCGCGTACGACTACGGCCTGGAGATGACCAACCGGAAGTTCGAGAAGCTGTTCGGCAGGCCCAAACGAGAGCCGGAATCCAAGCTGGAACAGTTCCACAAGGACGTGGCCATGAGCGTGCAGCGGGTGACCGAAGAGATCGTGCTGCGCATGGTACGCCACGCGCACGAAATCACCGGGTCCAACAACCTGTGCATGGCCGGCGGCGTGGCGCTCAACTGCGTGGCCAACGGCCGCGTCATCAAGGAGACGCCCTACAAGGATGTGTTCGTGCAGCCGGCCGCGGGCGACGCGGGTGGCGCGGTGGGCGTGGCGACGCACATCTACCACTCGGTGCTGGGCAACGAGCGCACGTGGCAGTGGCGGCACGCCTATCTGGGCCCGGAGTACAGCAGCGACGAGATCCGCGGTTTTCTGGACAAGCAGGGCGTCGTCTATAAGGAGTTCGACGAGGACGGCATGCTGGATGCCACCGTCGCGGCCATGGTGGACCAGAAGACCATCGGCTGGTTCCAGGGGCGCATGGAGTTCGGTCCGCGCGCGCTGGGCGCGCGCTCCATCATCGCCGACGCGCGCAACCCCGAGAACAAGAGCGTGGTGAACCTCAAGATCAAGTTCCGCGAGTCGTTCCGGCCCTTCGCGCCCTCGGTGCTGGAGGAGAAGTGCAGCGAGTGGTTCGACCTGGACGTGCCCAGCCCGTACATGCTGCTGGTGGCCGACGTGCGCGAAGGCAGGCGCACCATTCCCTCGGTGACGCACGTGGACAACTCGGCGCGCATCCAGACGGTGGACCCGCACACCAACCCGCGCTACTACAAGCTCATCAAGCGTTTCGATGAGAAGACCGGCTGCCCGGTCATCATCAATACGTCATTCAACGTGCGCGGCGAACCCATCGTGTGCACCCCCAACGAAGCCTACCTGTGCTTCATGCGCACCAACATGGACGTACTGGTGATGGACCGCTTCGTCATGTACAAGCCGGACCAGAAGCCGCTCGAAGAGGACGTCGACTGGCGCACGCTGTTCGCGCTGGATTAG